The Kroppenstedtia pulmonis genome has a segment encoding these proteins:
- a CDS encoding pyridoxal-phosphate-dependent aminotransferase family protein, with the protein MLQDKYRLQIPGPTPVPPRVQHKMARPMIGHRDPDVSKILQNCSRRLGPVFGTEEPVLILTASGTAALEGAVVNTVSPGDEAVVIVTGAFGDRFAKILSRYQIGIHRLEVPWGESCTPDRLAAYLQKRPQVKAVFMTYCETSTGVLNPIADLASVVKKYTNALVIVDGVSAVGGTPARMDQWEIDILVTGSQKAFMLPAGLSFAAVSQQAWSVIEENQQSRFYLDFLTYRSKMEQNTTPFTPAVSHLFGLAEVLDMLEEEGLEHVYSRHQQMMEMTRTGIRGMGLTLLTKDEDASPTVTAVQGGTDWSVEELRQELRRMGLRLAGGQQHLKGKIFRIGHMGYCDPLDILTTLSALEVGLTRIGVPVQLGTGVKAAEEVWI; encoded by the coding sequence ATGCTCCAAGATAAGTATCGTTTGCAAATTCCGGGGCCAACTCCCGTCCCGCCTCGAGTTCAGCACAAAATGGCCCGACCGATGATCGGTCATCGGGACCCTGATGTATCCAAGATCCTTCAAAATTGCAGTCGCCGCCTGGGTCCGGTGTTCGGTACCGAAGAGCCGGTATTGATATTGACGGCAAGCGGTACAGCCGCTTTGGAAGGTGCCGTGGTCAACACGGTTTCTCCTGGTGATGAAGCCGTCGTAATCGTAACAGGTGCCTTTGGCGATCGCTTTGCAAAAATCCTGAGCCGCTATCAAATCGGGATACATCGTCTGGAAGTTCCCTGGGGAGAATCATGTACCCCGGACAGACTGGCTGCCTATCTGCAAAAGCGCCCTCAGGTAAAAGCCGTTTTCATGACCTACTGTGAAACCTCCACAGGAGTACTCAATCCCATCGCTGATTTAGCCTCTGTCGTGAAAAAATACACGAATGCCCTGGTCATTGTCGACGGCGTCAGTGCAGTGGGAGGAACTCCCGCCCGGATGGACCAGTGGGAAATCGATATCCTGGTGACCGGATCTCAAAAGGCGTTCATGTTACCTGCCGGCCTTTCCTTCGCCGCCGTCAGCCAACAAGCCTGGAGTGTGATCGAGGAAAATCAACAGTCCCGTTTTTATCTGGACTTTCTGACCTATCGCAGTAAGATGGAACAAAATACGACACCCTTTACCCCTGCCGTCTCCCATTTGTTTGGCTTGGCTGAAGTGTTGGACATGCTGGAAGAAGAGGGACTGGAACATGTATACAGCCGTCATCAGCAAATGATGGAGATGACCCGGACAGGGATCAGGGGAATGGGCCTGACCCTGCTGACAAAGGATGAAGATGCTTCCCCCACCGTCACAGCCGTTCAAGGGGGAACGGACTGGTCTGTGGAGGAACTGCGACAGGAACTGCGGCGGATGGGCCTCCGGCTCGCCGGAGGTCAACAGCATCTGAAAGGGAAAATATTTCGGATTGGACATATGGGATATTGTGATCCTTTGGATATATTGACCACCTTATCCGCACTGGAAGTCGGCTTGACCCGAATTGGCGTACCGGTACAGCTTGGTACCGGTGTCAAAGCTGCAGAGGAGGTTTGGATCTGA
- a CDS encoding ATP-dependent helicase: MKRGESPGWLQHLNEKQREAVMSTGKSVVVFAGPGSGKTTVLTHRIRYLAEAGVPRDRILAITFTRTAAREMEHRLEREINLAGLTIGTFHAVFLKRMRQNGMVPPPLIKEYEQYQLIRSILQDSEQPADEEAVMNILSRISYCKGKGILPQWLKVKKKKNVAFQHVFQAYEDAKRKRGVWDFDDILLSYFFRLREYPSLHPERNHFIHILVDEFQDLNLVQFEVLRLLLPEEGHLFAVGDDDQSIYAFRGSDPRFLLEAQKVFPGCKKVVLSTNYRSTEEVVRFSRDLIQYNRHRQDKPVRGTGKRGMAPRFLEPVDEAAEAREIRSLLKDGMETAILYRTSTQARAVIDELVQEGVSFLVSPSDASFYRKWQVADILAYLRLGENPDDLDALVQIINKPKRYLYREGWIDEARNLSSNMGISVLQSLSHLTGLESYQQKYLRQLQKHIEGLQGKNAQEAVEWVRTEIGYDRFLTTFAKELGLEPSAFIEPVEELSLAAESFCTQTDLLHHIRKVETAVRNPSSVPQVQLMTFHKAKGLEFDRVILIGLHAMVLPHRRSLQVAEQHRNSAWEEERRLLYVGMTRARRELFLSISQRRLGKRVGPSPFLKEIGYHSEAAATLSPPSGKSGSGTNPPYQEYLKEELEIGGQFKHKKWGVGKVVRLEELFGSTPGRKVVLRFASGEHSLHYELSRQLGLLDRFES, from the coding sequence ATGAAACGGGGGGAGAGTCCGGGATGGTTGCAACATTTGAATGAAAAGCAACGGGAAGCTGTGATGTCCACTGGAAAGTCGGTGGTTGTCTTTGCAGGTCCCGGCAGTGGAAAAACGACGGTATTAACCCATCGTATTCGCTATTTGGCAGAAGCAGGGGTTCCGAGAGACCGGATCCTGGCCATTACTTTTACCAGAACGGCGGCAAGGGAAATGGAACACCGGCTGGAAAGGGAAATCAACTTAGCGGGTTTGACCATCGGAACCTTTCACGCTGTTTTTTTGAAACGGATGCGTCAAAATGGGATGGTTCCTCCTCCTTTGATCAAGGAGTATGAACAGTATCAGCTGATCCGATCCATTCTTCAGGATTCGGAACAGCCTGCTGATGAGGAAGCCGTTATGAATATACTGAGCCGAATCAGTTACTGTAAAGGAAAGGGCATACTGCCACAATGGCTGAAGGTGAAAAAGAAGAAAAATGTAGCATTCCAACATGTGTTTCAAGCATATGAGGATGCCAAGAGAAAGCGTGGGGTTTGGGATTTTGATGATATCCTTCTTTCCTATTTTTTCCGCCTTCGGGAGTATCCTTCGCTACATCCGGAAAGAAATCATTTCATACATATATTGGTCGATGAGTTTCAGGATTTAAATTTGGTTCAATTTGAGGTCTTGCGTTTATTGTTACCTGAAGAGGGACATTTGTTTGCCGTAGGGGATGATGACCAGTCCATCTACGCCTTCAGAGGAAGTGATCCGCGTTTTCTCCTTGAAGCACAAAAGGTGTTTCCGGGGTGTAAGAAAGTGGTTTTGTCCACCAATTATCGTTCCACGGAAGAGGTGGTGCGTTTCAGTCGGGATCTGATTCAATATAACCGCCACCGACAGGACAAGCCTGTACGAGGAACGGGGAAGAGGGGAATGGCTCCCCGGTTTTTGGAGCCGGTGGATGAAGCGGCAGAGGCCAGGGAAATTCGGTCTCTGCTGAAAGATGGCATGGAAACAGCGATTCTTTACCGAACGTCCACCCAGGCCCGAGCCGTAATTGATGAATTGGTACAGGAGGGTGTTTCCTTTTTGGTATCTCCCTCTGATGCCTCTTTTTATCGGAAATGGCAAGTGGCAGATATTTTAGCTTATCTTCGCCTTGGGGAAAATCCTGACGACTTGGATGCCCTTGTTCAAATCATCAACAAACCGAAACGGTATCTGTACAGGGAAGGATGGATCGATGAAGCAAGGAATCTTTCCAGTAATATGGGTATCTCTGTTTTGCAAAGTTTATCCCATTTAACCGGGTTGGAATCGTACCAACAGAAGTATCTGCGGCAACTACAAAAACATATAGAGGGATTGCAGGGGAAAAATGCTCAGGAGGCGGTGGAGTGGGTTCGGACAGAAATCGGGTATGATCGCTTCTTGACCACTTTTGCCAAAGAATTGGGATTGGAACCATCGGCTTTTATCGAACCAGTGGAAGAGCTGTCATTGGCCGCAGAATCATTTTGCACTCAAACAGATTTGTTACACCATATCCGTAAGGTAGAAACCGCGGTCCGAAATCCTTCATCTGTTCCCCAGGTGCAGTTGATGACATTCCATAAGGCGAAGGGATTGGAGTTTGACCGGGTTATATTGATCGGGCTCCATGCTATGGTACTTCCCCACCGCAGAAGTTTACAGGTTGCGGAACAACATCGAAATTCCGCATGGGAAGAGGAGCGTCGACTTTTGTATGTAGGAATGACCCGGGCCCGACGGGAATTGTTTCTGTCCATCAGTCAAAGGAGACTGGGAAAGCGGGTGGGGCCTTCTCCTTTTTTAAAAGAAATTGGCTATCACTCTGAAGCAGCGGCAACGTTATCTCCTCCCTCAGGGAAGTCCGGATCCGGGACAAACCCGCCTTATCAAGAATATTTAAAAGAAGAGTTGGAGATTGGAGGTCAGTTTAAGCACAAGAAATGGGGGGTGGGAAAAGTTGTCCGCCTGGAAGAGCTGTTCGGTTCCACTCCCGGTCGGAAGGTGGTTCTCCGATTTGCAAGTGGAGAGCATTCCCTTCACTATGAACTGTCCCGCCAACTGGGGTTACTTGACAGATTTGAATCATAA
- a CDS encoding inorganic diphosphatase, giving the protein MAQKDLIVDAFIEIPTGSQNKYEYDEKDGVFRLDRVLYSPMHYPTEYGYLKDTLAEDGDPLDILVLTTFPTFPGCVIRSRVIGVLVMSDDKGKDEKLLAVPVDDPRWDGVNSLEEVSPHILKEIEHFFQVYKDLEKKETHIEGWKDVRVASDLYQASVSRYNEQG; this is encoded by the coding sequence ATGGCTCAAAAAGATTTGATTGTCGATGCATTTATTGAAATTCCCACAGGCAGTCAGAACAAATATGAATACGACGAAAAAGATGGGGTATTCCGACTGGACCGGGTACTTTATTCTCCGATGCACTACCCGACGGAATACGGCTACCTGAAGGATACCCTTGCTGAAGATGGGGACCCTCTGGACATTCTGGTGTTGACTACATTCCCTACCTTTCCGGGGTGCGTCATCCGTTCCCGCGTGATCGGAGTATTGGTCATGTCCGATGATAAAGGCAAGGATGAGAAGTTATTGGCTGTACCAGTGGATGATCCCCGCTGGGATGGCGTGAACAGTCTCGAGGAAGTTTCTCCCCACATCCTCAAAGAAATCGAGCACTTCTTCCAAGTATATAAAGACCTCGAAAAGAAAGAGACCCATATTGAAGGCTGGAAAGATGTCCGTGTCGCGTCAGATCTGTACCAGGCCTCTGTCAGCCGCTACAACGAACAAGGATAA
- a CDS encoding rhodanese-like domain-containing protein, whose amino-acid sequence MNPKEPIVHIQASEFAQRYRNSQLNEAVLLDVREEREWKVYHLKEATLIPLSQLPFRMKGLSRDKVLYVYCAHGVRSIYAVQYLWDQGFQHLVHVDGGLAEVSLYLEETDLSTCRKD is encoded by the coding sequence ATGAATCCAAAAGAACCGATTGTTCACATACAGGCCTCCGAATTCGCCCAACGGTATCGAAACTCCCAATTGAATGAAGCAGTATTATTGGATGTGAGGGAAGAAAGAGAATGGAAGGTCTATCATTTGAAGGAAGCAACACTCATCCCTCTGTCCCAACTGCCATTCCGGATGAAGGGATTAAGCCGGGATAAAGTCCTGTACGTTTATTGTGCTCATGGTGTCCGAAGCATTTATGCCGTTCAGTATCTATGGGATCAAGGGTTTCAGCATTTGGTCCATGTAGACGGAGGATTGGCAGAGGTAAGTCTCTATTTGGAGGAAACCGATTTATCCACCTGTCGAAAGGATTGA
- a CDS encoding ferredoxin produces the protein MRTWVDKDTCIACGACGAAAPDVYDYDEDGIAYVILDDNRGTAKVPEEFHEDVYDAIDGCPTDSIKVEEE, from the coding sequence ATGCGTACCTGGGTAGATAAAGACACCTGTATCGCCTGCGGAGCTTGCGGAGCTGCCGCACCGGATGTATATGACTACGACGAGGACGGCATCGCCTATGTCATTCTCGACGATAATAGAGGAACCGCCAAGGTACCGGAAGAGTTCCACGAGGATGTTTATGATGCCATCGACGGTTGCCCCACTGATTCTATCAAGGTGGAAGAAGAATGA
- a CDS encoding CPBP family intramembrane glutamic endopeptidase: protein MTDQPEQNQKTTDSEVEEPRIEWNSRLLLWNVYLTQCLMLGLGLGLLWFQDRLSNQLFGFGEWKWWLWGAGVGLLVVWIEWILSHRLPEKWMDDGGINRLLFQNLSVPHIAWISALVAVSEEILFRGVLQHWFGLVGTALLFTLIHFRYLKQWLLVTLLFLISLLLGWLVEWSNLLIPAIATHFVLDFVWGVLIRTRKFS, encoded by the coding sequence ATGACAGATCAACCGGAACAGAATCAGAAAACGACGGATTCAGAAGTGGAAGAGCCTCGTATTGAATGGAACAGTCGGCTGTTACTATGGAATGTATATTTGACACAGTGTCTCATGCTGGGACTGGGACTGGGGCTTTTATGGTTTCAGGATCGATTGTCAAATCAGTTGTTCGGTTTCGGAGAGTGGAAGTGGTGGTTATGGGGAGCAGGAGTCGGGTTGTTGGTAGTATGGATAGAATGGATTCTATCCCATCGACTTCCGGAGAAGTGGATGGACGATGGAGGGATAAACCGTTTACTGTTTCAAAACCTTTCGGTTCCGCATATTGCCTGGATTTCCGCACTGGTTGCTGTCTCCGAAGAGATTTTATTCCGAGGGGTTCTCCAACATTGGTTCGGTTTGGTCGGAACGGCCTTGCTGTTTACCCTGATTCATTTTCGTTATTTGAAGCAATGGTTGTTGGTCACTCTCCTGTTCCTGATCAGTCTCTTGCTGGGATGGTTGGTGGAATGGAGCAACCTTCTCATTCCGGCGATTGCGACTCATTTTGTATTGGATTTTGTTTGGGGAGTCTTAATCCGCACCCGTAAGTTTTCATAA
- a CDS encoding genetic competence negative regulator: MRVERLSRDKIRFFLSLNDLMERGIEKEDMWRDIPKVHELFNDMMDQAYQELGFEISGPVAVEVFALPAQGMVIVVTRGRTPLPPDLDELDEDMYELEVTLEESDEVIFRFSDFEDLIQGTIAVRNLLPEGGRVYAYRDGYFLVLDTDMDTKTLQQGIAVLTEFGEPSTTTECVLKEYGKTIWQENALPEILRYFA, translated from the coding sequence ATGCGTGTCGAGCGACTCAGCCGAGATAAGATTCGCTTCTTTCTATCCCTTAATGACTTAATGGAACGGGGAATTGAAAAAGAGGATATGTGGCGGGACATTCCCAAAGTTCATGAACTGTTTAACGATATGATGGATCAAGCCTATCAAGAACTGGGATTTGAAATATCAGGTCCCGTGGCTGTGGAAGTATTCGCTCTTCCGGCACAGGGAATGGTGATTGTGGTGACGCGTGGGCGGACACCCCTTCCCCCGGATCTGGATGAGTTGGATGAAGATATGTACGAATTGGAAGTGACTCTGGAAGAAAGTGATGAAGTCATTTTCCGTTTTTCCGACTTCGAGGATTTGATTCAGGGAACGATTGCAGTCAGGAATTTGTTGCCGGAAGGTGGACGCGTTTATGCGTATCGGGATGGATATTTCTTGGTCCTCGACACCGACATGGATACAAAGACCCTGCAACAAGGAATTGCGGTTCTGACCGAATTCGGGGAACCTTCCACAACAACGGAATGTGTGCTGAAGGAGTATGGGAAAACGATCTGGCAAGAAAATGCACTGCCGGAAATCCTGCGGTATTTTGCTTAA
- a CDS encoding PIG-L deacetylase family protein, protein MSQYHILFIFAHPDDETFACGGTLSRYAGDPDVQTSLYCATPGDAGSPGTPPLCTQEELGQYRAKELASAADVLGIDRLILRDFHDRSLEHLPKEILMEDIKKTIENIRPDAVVTFPPHGISGHPDHQAVQLATLKALQQCDPDQRIRLYYVVIPQSESRENSSVYTTPDEAVTTRINVAPYRKRIMKALQQHRTQHKSVEKVFPGVLNGDWQSLRTWEFFQAVRPLTGISSDSLL, encoded by the coding sequence ATGTCACAGTACCATATTTTGTTTATTTTTGCCCATCCAGATGATGAAACATTTGCGTGTGGGGGAACTTTATCCCGATATGCTGGTGACCCCGATGTTCAAACAAGCCTCTACTGTGCCACCCCTGGGGATGCAGGCAGCCCGGGAACTCCTCCCCTGTGCACTCAGGAGGAGTTGGGCCAATACCGGGCCAAGGAATTGGCCTCAGCCGCCGACGTACTGGGAATCGACCGGTTGATCCTGCGGGACTTCCATGATCGGTCACTGGAACACCTTCCCAAAGAAATTTTAATGGAGGATATCAAAAAAACGATTGAAAACATCAGACCCGATGCTGTCGTCACCTTTCCGCCCCATGGCATCTCAGGACATCCCGATCACCAGGCCGTTCAGCTGGCAACCCTGAAGGCCCTCCAACAATGTGACCCTGACCAAAGAATCCGGTTATACTATGTGGTTATTCCGCAATCAGAAAGCCGGGAAAACTCCAGTGTGTACACCACTCCCGACGAAGCCGTTACAACCCGGATCAATGTAGCGCCCTATCGAAAAAGAATCATGAAAGCTTTACAACAACATCGAACCCAACACAAATCCGTAGAGAAGGTGTTTCCTGGTGTCTTAAATGGAGATTGGCAATCCTTGAGAACCTGGGAATTTTTCCAGGCTGTCCGTCCTTTAACCGGCATATCTTCCGACAGTTTGCTGTAA
- a CDS encoding Glu/Leu/Phe/Val family dehydrogenase — protein sequence MEQQSETSNKGNKTKENLDVLSSTQTVIKKALDKLGYPEPVYELLKEPMRMMHVRIPVRMDDGSVQVFSGYRAQHNDAVGPTKGGVRFHPGVTEDEVKALSIWMSLKAGIVDLPYGGGKGGIICDPRKMSFRELERLSRGYVRAISQIVGPTKDIPAPDVFTNSQIMAWMMDEYSRMREFDSPGFITGKPLVLGGSRGRETATAKGVTLMIREAAKKRNIPLEGARVVIQGFGNAGSFLAKFMSDAGAKIIGISDALGALHDEDGLDIDYLLDRRDSFGTVTNLFEDTITNQELLELDCDILVPAAVENQITASNADRIGAKIVVEAANGPTTLEATRILTERGILLVPDVMASAGGVTVSYFEWVQNNQGYYWSEKEVEEKMEEIMVKAFENIYQTAQNRNIDMRLSAYMVGVRKMAEASRFRGWV from the coding sequence ATGGAACAACAATCCGAGACATCAAATAAAGGTAACAAAACGAAGGAGAACCTGGATGTTCTTTCTTCGACTCAAACTGTGATTAAAAAAGCTCTGGATAAGCTGGGTTACCCGGAACCCGTGTATGAACTGCTGAAGGAACCCATGAGAATGATGCATGTACGTATTCCTGTACGGATGGATGACGGCAGTGTGCAAGTATTCTCAGGTTATCGGGCGCAACACAATGATGCTGTGGGACCAACAAAGGGGGGCGTTCGTTTTCATCCAGGCGTTACTGAAGATGAAGTGAAGGCGCTTTCAATTTGGATGAGTCTGAAGGCGGGGATTGTAGATTTACCCTATGGTGGAGGAAAAGGCGGTATTATTTGCGACCCTCGAAAAATGTCCTTCCGTGAGTTGGAACGGCTTTCCAGAGGCTATGTTAGAGCCATCAGTCAGATTGTAGGTCCTACGAAGGATATTCCTGCACCGGATGTGTTTACAAACTCTCAGATTATGGCTTGGATGATGGATGAATACAGCCGGATGAGAGAATTTGATTCACCAGGTTTTATTACAGGAAAGCCCTTGGTGCTGGGTGGATCAAGGGGTCGGGAAACGGCGACGGCTAAGGGTGTTACCTTGATGATCCGGGAAGCTGCCAAGAAGCGGAATATACCGTTGGAAGGTGCTCGGGTTGTCATCCAAGGTTTCGGAAATGCTGGGAGTTTTCTGGCTAAGTTCATGAGTGATGCCGGAGCAAAAATTATCGGGATTTCCGACGCGTTGGGTGCTCTTCATGATGAAGACGGACTCGATATCGATTACTTGCTGGATCGTCGGGATTCCTTCGGTACGGTAACCAATCTGTTTGAAGATACAATCACAAATCAGGAATTACTGGAATTGGATTGTGATATTCTGGTTCCGGCAGCTGTGGAAAACCAGATTACCGCTTCCAATGCGGATCGTATTGGAGCCAAGATTGTGGTTGAAGCTGCCAACGGACCCACGACCTTGGAAGCCACCCGTATTTTGACCGAACGGGGCATTCTGCTGGTTCCGGATGTTATGGCAAGTGCAGGTGGTGTTACGGTATCCTATTTTGAGTGGGTCCAAAATAATCAGGGTTACTATTGGTCTGAAAAAGAAGTGGAAGAAAAAATGGAAGAAATTATGGTTAAAGCCTTTGAAAATATTTATCAGACGGCCCAAAACCGAAATATTGACATGCGTTTATCTGCTTATATGGTCGGAGTTCGCAAAATGGCGGAAGCTTCCCGTTTCCGTGGTTGGGTATAA
- a CDS encoding YpdA family putative bacillithiol disulfide reductase: MIIVGAGPCGLSTAAEAKKQGFNPVVIDKGCLVNSVYHFPTDMQFFSTPELLEIGGLPFITSGEKPNRQEALKYYRAVVKTYQLDVRTYEKVFRIQRDKDIFTVHTESKNGKQAYQTRYLVQATGYYDSPNLLGIPGEDLPKVHHYYKEGHPYSGLNVLVVGGKNSAVDAAMDLYYAGAKVTMVYRRGQFTDSVKAWVKPVIESAIKKGWVDMKWNTHVKEIGRDYVVLEEGGKRYTMENDAVFAMTGYHPKTDMLSYLGVPIDDETGAPVYNPDTMETPTNGLYIAGVIAAGRDANSIFIENGRFHGGKIVADIRRKEDERVS; the protein is encoded by the coding sequence ATGATTATCGTGGGTGCCGGTCCATGTGGCCTGTCGACTGCAGCAGAAGCGAAAAAACAGGGATTTAATCCGGTTGTCATTGATAAAGGGTGCTTGGTGAATTCTGTTTATCATTTTCCTACGGATATGCAGTTTTTCAGTACCCCGGAACTCCTTGAGATCGGAGGCTTACCCTTTATTACGTCTGGGGAAAAACCGAATCGGCAAGAAGCGTTGAAGTATTATCGGGCTGTAGTGAAAACTTATCAGTTGGATGTCCGAACTTATGAAAAGGTTTTTCGGATTCAGCGCGATAAAGACATCTTTACAGTTCATACCGAAAGCAAGAATGGAAAACAAGCTTACCAAACTCGTTATCTGGTACAAGCTACAGGTTATTATGACTCTCCGAATCTTCTGGGGATTCCTGGAGAAGACTTACCCAAGGTGCATCATTACTATAAAGAAGGACACCCGTACAGCGGACTGAATGTATTGGTGGTTGGAGGGAAGAACTCCGCTGTTGATGCGGCGATGGATTTATACTACGCCGGAGCTAAGGTGACGATGGTTTATCGCCGAGGTCAGTTTACCGACAGTGTGAAAGCATGGGTGAAGCCCGTAATCGAAAGTGCAATTAAAAAAGGTTGGGTGGATATGAAGTGGAATACCCATGTCAAAGAAATTGGCAGGGATTATGTAGTGCTGGAGGAAGGAGGGAAAAGATACACAATGGAAAATGATGCGGTATTTGCCATGACCGGTTATCATCCCAAAACGGATATGTTGTCCTATTTGGGGGTTCCGATTGATGATGAGACTGGTGCGCCGGTATATAATCCTGATACGATGGAAACCCCGACAAATGGGTTGTATATTGCCGGGGTAATAGCCGCAGGACGGGATGCCAACTCCATTTTCATCGAAAATGGGCGCTTTCATGGCGGAAAAATTGTGGCAGATATCCGTCGAAAGGAAGATGAAAGGGTTTCCTGA
- a CDS encoding asparaginase, translating into MEKIMILTTGGTIAMAEDEQTGSVQPLEADSLRSSLPLFDTYAQVEMEHVVNLPSPHITPATMYQISLRLAELLQLPEISGAVITHGTDTLEETAYYLDMVISSRKPVVVTGAMRSQNELGSDGPLNLVNAVRTAASPAARSRGTLVVFNDEIHAARWVTKTHTSNVATFRSPANGPVGTLTKKGVVFQHPVHRSPSLPHLPPVEDVYLIKAAAGTDDRLIQCALHAGCKGLVLEAMGQGNLPPGMLPGVKAALKRKIPVVLVSRCYNGFVEDTYGYEGGGKQLKEWGVIFANGLNGQKARIQLMAALHISRDPAVLQQYFHEFLPGA; encoded by the coding sequence ATGGAAAAAATCATGATTTTGACTACAGGGGGTACGATCGCCATGGCGGAGGATGAACAAACCGGCTCGGTTCAGCCTCTGGAAGCCGATTCTTTACGGTCGTCCCTTCCTTTATTCGATACATACGCACAAGTGGAGATGGAGCATGTCGTCAATCTCCCCAGTCCCCACATCACACCGGCGACCATGTATCAAATAAGCCTTCGGCTGGCGGAACTTTTACAGCTGCCTGAAATATCAGGTGCTGTCATTACCCATGGAACCGACACCTTGGAAGAAACAGCCTACTACCTGGATATGGTGATTTCTTCAAGGAAACCTGTAGTGGTGACAGGTGCGATGCGAAGCCAGAATGAGCTGGGCTCCGACGGCCCCCTTAATTTGGTCAATGCAGTCCGTACCGCCGCCAGCCCTGCGGCTCGAAGCCGAGGAACCCTGGTGGTATTCAATGATGAAATCCATGCCGCACGCTGGGTAACGAAAACACATACCAGTAATGTGGCCACCTTCCGCTCCCCGGCCAATGGGCCCGTCGGTACCTTAACCAAAAAAGGTGTTGTCTTTCAACATCCCGTTCATCGATCCCCTTCACTTCCCCATCTGCCCCCAGTGGAGGATGTGTATTTGATTAAAGCGGCTGCAGGTACCGATGATCGCCTGATTCAATGTGCATTACACGCAGGGTGCAAGGGTTTGGTGTTGGAAGCAATGGGGCAAGGTAATCTTCCTCCGGGAATGCTGCCTGGGGTAAAGGCAGCATTGAAGCGGAAAATCCCGGTTGTTTTAGTCTCTCGCTGTTACAATGGTTTTGTAGAGGATACCTATGGATATGAAGGTGGTGGCAAACAGTTGAAGGAATGGGGCGTGATTTTTGCTAACGGATTAAACGGACAAAAAGCGCGGATCCAGTTGATGGCCGCGCTTCATATCAGCCGGGATCCGGCTGTCTTGCAACAGTATTTTCATGAATTCCTGCCTGGAGCCTAA